AGGGTTACGGCGTCGGATTCTCTGTCCCCGATCGGCTCTCGGCGGCTAACCGGCACGCCAAAGGCTTAAACTAATCGCACTCTTCCGCAGCTCAGAATAACTAATGTTGTGTACAAGGTCAAATTAATTTGCCCTTGTCAGTTAGCACTCCGACGATGGCATTCGCCTGAATACAAGCGGCACGCGGCCCTTGATTCTGGGATGGGCCGATATCATCATCGCTTAGTCCGGGAGGGCACGGCAGGAGCCGACAGCACGCAAGGTGACGCGGAAGGACGGGTAATGGATGCATCGGAGCTAGCGCGCCAAATCCGCTCACGCAGCATTTCTGCGGTCGAGGCCACGCGCGACGCGATCGACCGAATCGAGCAAGCCAACCCAGCCATCAACGCGGTGGTGAGTCCAGCCTATGAGAAGGCGCTCGATCACGCGTTGGAGTTGGAGCGAAGGGCCCAGGGCGGTGAGTGGCAGGGGCCGCTACACGGCGTGCCGTTGCTAGTGAAGGACCTCTTCGATTTTCAGGCGGGGGTTCGCAACACGTTCGGCTGCCGGGCGATGACGGGGTTCGTCCCTACTGAAACTTGCGCCCATGTTCAACGGTTAGTCGACGCGGGTGCGGTTATCGTCGGCAAGACGAACACCCCCGAATTTGGCCACAAGGGCGTAACCGATAACCTCCTATACGGACCAACCTCTACGCCGTTCGACTTGCTCCGGAATGCGGGCGGCTCATCCGGCGGCAGCGCTGCCGCCGTTTCGGCCGGAATGGTCACGCTCGCGCAGGGCTCTGACGCAGGGGGCTCGATCCGCATCCCCGCTGCTTGGTGCGGTGTGGTAGGCTTCAAAGCGACGTACGGCCGCGTTCCCAACACCGGCGGGCCGAACGCGTTTGGCTGCGCCGCTCCGTTCCTCCACGCCGGCCCGCTGGCCGCCACGGTGCGAGACGCCGCACTCATGGCTCAGGTCATGTCCGGCCCGCACCCGGAGGACCCGTTCAGCCTTCCGGACGATGGAATGAACCTGCCGGCCGCAGTCGATTCCGACCCCGGCGCACTGAGAATCGCCTACAGCCCCGACCTGGGCGTGTTCGCAGTCGACCCCGAGGTCCGGCAGGTCGTGGAGGAGTGCGTTCGCGCGGTGGCGGATTCAGGGCTGCAGGTCGATGCCCCCGAGATTCGCCTGCCGCTCGACCAGGACGAACTGGCGGAGCTGTGGGTCCGGCAGGTCGGCATCGCCTACCTGGAGATGTTCGATGCAATGGCCGCGGCTGGAGCGGATGTCATTAAGGCACACCCTGACGACATCCCCGACCAAATCCAACGCATGGTGGACGCCGCGCGCTTGGCTTCGGCGCTCGACGCTCGCCGCGACGAACAACGGCGCACTCAGGTTTGGCAGTCCGTTCAAGGTATCTTTGCCGACTGTGATATCCTGCTTACCCCAACGGTGGGCTCGTTGCCGGTCGAGAATGCCGCCAACGGCAACACGCTCGGTCCGGCTGCTGTCGATGGCAAACCGGTAGAGCGGTCGATTGGCTGGTGCTTGACCCACCCCTTCAACTTTACCGGACATCCGGCGGCGTCCGTGCCCGCTGGCCTGACAACTGGGGGCCTGCCGGTAGGCATCCAGGTAGTGGGGAAACGTTTTGCCGACGAGCAGGTCGTTAGCATCTGCCGCCGCATCGAGCAGTCGCACCCGTGGTCAGGAGACCTTGTCAGAATGCGGAGTCATCTTCTGAAGGGGCCAGCGCAGGCCGCCAGTGCAACAGGGGCCGGGTCATGAGCAGCCCAAGCACGAACACCCGCAGTCCAGTCTTGGTAGCCTTGGTCGGCTTGTTGCTGGTCGGCAGCATCGTCGCGGCGGTGCTGGTAACGCGGTCACGCGACGCCGGTTTGCGTGAGGCGGCTCCGGCCGCCGAACAAGGGAGCGGCGCACCCGCCGTTGCAACCCCCGAGATCCCATTCACGGACGTTGCAAAGGCTAGCGGCGTTGACTTCGTCCACCACGGCGGCGCGACCGGCGAGAAGATGCTGCCTGAGTCCGGTGGATCGGGCTGCGGGTGGATCGACTACGACAACGACGGCGACACCGACCTGCTGCTGATTAGCGGCAGGTCGTGGCCGTGGGACGCGGCAGACGAGGACGCTACTAGCGGTGGCGCGCTCCGTTTGTACCAGAACGACGGGGGCAAGTTCGCCGACGTCACCCAGGCCGCAAACTTGGCAGCCGACTACTACGGGCAGGGGGTCGCGATTGGCGACTTTGACGCCGATGGCGACGACGACCTCTACATCACCGCCGTTGGTCCGGACCACTTGTACCGCAACGACGGTGGAGTGTTCACCGAGGTTGGCGGCGCCGCGAGCGGCCTAGGCGGGTCGGATGCGTGGACGACGAGCGCTGGATTCTTCGACTACGACAACGACGGCGACCTCGACCTGTTCGTCTGCAACTACGTCGCCTGGGATCGTGCCCGTGACAAGGCCGCCGTGCTGCGTGTGCCGGGAACTGGGTCATCATACGCGCACCCCTCGAACTTCGACGGAACTAACAACTTCCTGTTCCGCAATGACGCCGGCAGGTTTACGGACGTGTCGGCTGAGGCGGGCGTCCATGTGTTCAACGCCGAGGGCGCGCCGCTTGGCAAGGCATTGGCAGTCACTTTTGTCGATTACAACGCCGACGGTTGGATAGACGTGTTTGTCGCCAACGACACCGTCCGACACTTCTTGTTTCAAAACAACCAGGGCGTGTTCGAGGAGGTTGGCGAGGCCCGTGGTTTCGCGCTGAACGCCGCAGGCGCGACAACCAGTGGGATGGGCATCGACGCGGCTTGGCTCTACAACGACGACCGGCTAGCGGTGGCGGTATCGAACTTTGCCGGGGAGATGACCGAGCTCTTCACCACTCCGGCGGAGCGCTCGGATCACTTCTTCGTCGACGAGACCGTCAACGCCGGCGTCGGGGGCCCGACGCTCGACAGCCTCACGTTCGGACTTCAGTTCGACGACTTCGACCTCGACGGCAGGGTCGACATGGTCCACGCCAATGGGCACCTCGAGGAAACGATCCAGTCGGTCCAACCGGAACAGTCGTACCGACAGTCGGCCCAGCTCCTCTGGAACACGGGCGCTACCGAGGGGCCCGTCCTGACGCCTGTGCCCGTCGAGAAGCTCAAAGACCTTGCGAAGCCGATCGTCGGGCGAGCAACCGCGTCGGCCGACTTCGACAACGACGGTGACGTGGACCTGGTGATCACGCAGGCCGGTGGCCCGCCGCTCCTGCTCCGCAACGACCAGCAACTTGGCGGAAACTGGCTGCACATCCGCCTCCGCGGTCCGGAGGGCAATCCGCACGGGATTGGCGCCCGGATCGAGCTACTCTCCGGCGGCGACGCGCAGCAACGCACCCTGATGCCGACGCGCAGCTACCTCGCGCAGTCGGCGCCCATGGCAGTGTTCGGGCTCGGCGAGCACGACGAGGTGGATAGCCTCCGCATCACCTGGGCCGATGGCCGCGAACAGTTTGTCCAGGTCAGCGGAGTCAATCAGGTGGTCACGGTGGCTCGCGAGTCTGCGACTTTCGAGGAACTCGCTAACACCGCGGTGGCCCAGCTGGAGAACTCCGAGTTCGAAGCCGCCATCGACACCCTCGAGCGGGCGGTGCAGCTCAACCCTGAATCGGGCCCGACACTCCGGAACCTCGCTCGCGCGTACCTGCTTGGCGGGCAGCCGGCCGCCGCGGAACGGCAGCTCACCGGACTGCCCAAAAGCGAGGCCCGCCCGCCGGCCGGGATCAGTTACCTGCGCGGTCTGGCCGCAAACCGCCTTTCTGAACCTGAGCGAGCGGTTGAACAATTCCGCGAGGCCGTTCGGCTCGACCCACGCGAGCCCACGCTCCACTTCCAGTTCGCTCTGGCGCTAGCCGCGCTCGGCGACACCGACGCTGCGCAAGCGGAACTCCTTAAGACGGCCGAGCTCGACCCGCTGCACGGCGGCGCCCAGTACCAGCTGGCCGCTTTCGCCCGCAAGTCCGGCGATCGCGACGCGTTCCGCCGTTACATGCGCGACTACCAGCGGATCCGGAAGTTGAAAGACGCAACCGACACGCTCGCATTGGAGGTGTGCCGGTACACCATGCCCGAGGTGATGTTGATAGAGGTCGGCGCCCCGGATACGGCTGTGCCGGTAGAGTTCCAGTGGGAAGCCATCTCGGCGGACGGCGTTCCTGCACTGCTGGCGACCGCGGTGCTGTCCATGAATGACGACGGCCGCTACCAGCTCGTCGGAATCACGACGGCGTCCGTGCCGGTGGTGTTCGAATGGGATGCCGAGAACGGCTATCAAGAGCGGGCGCGGGGCGCTGCGCTATTCGAGCAGGCTCTGCCATCCGCAGTCGTCGCAGTTGGAAACGCTATCGCGGATTCACCGGTACGCTCTGGAATGGGCGCCGAGGTGGGCGACTTCAGCGAGATCGCCGTGGTGACCCCAATGGGCACGCGGTTGATCCGGCACACGCCGGACGTCGGATTCGAGGACCTCACCCAGGCTGCAAGGTTGGGCCAAGCGACCGGCGCTATCGCAAAGTGGGCGGATCTTGACCACGACGGCGACATCGACCTGTGCATCGGCGGCCCCGGGGGCGTCGCGGCGTGGCGGAATAACGGTGACGGCTCGTTTGTCGACGCCACTAGTGAGTTTGGGTTGGCAGACACGGGACCGTGGGTCGACTTCGCGGCGGTCGACCTGGACGGTGTGAACCTTGGCGTCGACCTCGTGCAAACCGGCGGTGTGCGGCCGCGCGTACTACGGAATGCGTTTGGAGGAGCGTTCAAGTCTGATCCCGAAGCGGCTTGGCCACCTGCCGAGCGGGTGCTACTCGACGATCTCAACAACGACGGCGTTCCCGAAATAGTGTGCTTCGCGGCCAACGTGTTGACGGTAGTCGACGCGGCGGGCGAGATCCTCGAAGAGATTGCAACTAAACTCACCGACATCGAAGCGGCTACTGTCATCGATGCGGACAATGACGGCCGCCTGGACATCGCGGCTGCCGGGGCAATTCAAGGCGCGCCGGCGATCGTCGTGTGGCGGAACACGGAAAAGGGATTTGCCGGGCAGGCGAGCCACGCAACCCTGCCGGCGCCATGCCGACCGTCGGGGCTGATTGCGATGGACATCACCGCCGACGGCAAATCCGACATCGTAGCCGTCGGGCGGGACGACGGCGTTTCGATCCTCGCCAACGCGACAATTACAAAGAACCAGCAGCTCAAGCTGGCGATCCGCTCGTACGCGGGGCACCCCAGTTCAATCGGTGTCCGCGTGCAGGTGCGTCGAGAACGCTTCGTCGCGTCGCGCTGGCTGCAGGAAGAACTACCGATCGAGCTCGGCGTCAACTCGCTGTCAGAGGTCGACGCTATCCAGACGCTGTGGCCGAACGGCGTCGCCCGCAACGAGATCGGTAAACAATTCACGGGCGATCCTATCCGGATCACCATCATCGAGTTTGTGCGCACGAGCAGTTGCCCGTTCCTCTACGCGATGGTGGATGGGGCGTGGACGTTCGTCACCGACCTGTTGGGCACAGCGCCGCTGAACGTCTCGGTTGCCCGCGGCGTGCCGATGCCGCCCGACCCAGACGAACTCTACGTGCTAGGCCCCGCGGCTCGGTTCACGGATCAGAATGGCAGAGTGCGACTGCGGGTGACTTCCGAGTTGCGCGAGGCCGTCTACCTCGACTCCGCCTGCCTGTTGGCGGTCGATCACCCGGTGGGCTGTGAGGTTGTTTCGCGCGACCGCGCCACCACGGTTCCGATCTCGGGCGAACGATTCGCCCTAGCACGCGGCCTAATGCCGGTGCGGAGCGCGTTGGATTCCACGGGCGCCGACTGCACCGCGCAGCTCTCAGAGGTTGACGGCGTCTACACTTCCCCCGGCGAGCTGCTGCCGTACCCGGCTGTGGGCTACACACGCCCGCACTCAATCGAGTTCGAGTTCGGCGAGCTTCCTGCCGGCCAGGAGCTGCTGCTGGTGCTTACGGGCTGGTTCCGCTTTGGAGACTCGTCGACCAACATCGCCGCGTCGCAGAGGACCGACTTAGCGCAGGTCTGGCCGGTGTTGGAGGCGGCCGGCGACGACGGCAAGTTCTACGTGGTGGACGACGCCATTGGGTTCCCCGCCGGCAACACAAAAAGCATCGTGTGCGACCTTAGCGGCAAGCTCTCGCCCAACGCTGTCCGGTTCAGACTTACAAGCTCATTTGAGGTGAGGTGGGACCAGATAGCGATGGCTGAATCGGCGCCGTCGGACGCCGCACGAGTGAGTAGGCTGCCGGCTACTTCAGCAGACTTGCAGTGGCACGGCTTTGCCGCGTTGCCGCAGCGGTCGCTGGATCAGCCGCAGGTCCCTGATCTTTCCCGCATACGCGATCGGCCGCAGTGGCTGACATGCCTTGAGGGGTGGTGCACTCGCTACGGTGAGGTCGCCCCGCTGCTCGCGACGGCGGATGAGCGGATCGCCATCCTCAACTCCGGCGACGGGGTCATACTTGAGTTTAACGCCTCTCGGCTTCCTGAGGTGGAGCCAGGCACGCAGCGGACGCTGCTGCTCTACCACCACGGCTGGATCAAGGAAGAGAACCCAAACTCGCTCCCCGACCGCAACGTGGCGCCCTTCCCGGGAAGTGAAGACGCTGCGGAAGATCCGGAGGACGACTGGCAGTTGCTCTACAACACCCGCTGGGTATCACGCAGTCGCTTTGCGGAAGGCCCGCTGGAGGAAGGTGAATAGTAGCCGCGGTAGCCGGGTATGAATTCAACCAAACTGAACCGGATCAGACTGTCGAGATATGCGACGCATTATCGCGGCAAGGTAACGGATCAAGTCTAGCTCAATCCTCGCCTGCCCGCTGCCTCAACGCCGGCTTCTGCTATCAGAACGCGGAGCCGAGCGGGTTTGCGACGCTACTTCGAGCCTCGTCTTCTTCCTGCTCGTCGGCTTCGCTGCGCTCCCCCCCAATCGATAAGGCGTCTACTTCTGTCCGGTAACTGTCGAGTACCACGGAGTCTCGCTGTTGCCGTGCAAGGATCTGCAGCAGCGAATCTGACACGGCAGGCAAGGGGAGCGCAGCATCAATCTCGGGCGGTGCGGACGGAATCTCCAGGTCCGCGATCGAACCGAACACGATGTCCGCAGGTGTCGGATCGCGGTCCGCAGGCAACGGAGATTCAAGTTCTCCTTCGCTATCCTCGATGCGCACTGAAGGGGACACGAACGCCGTTTGTGCTGCCTCAGGCAAGTCAGCATGGGAGGCGCCAAGGTTGTCCCTCCAAACGGTGTAGTCCGCGGAGTCGACTACCCCATCGAAGTTTCCATCGGCGCCGTCGCCGGCTGCCGCAGGAGACTGGCCGTACTGGCTCCTCCACAGCTGATAGTCGAGCTGATCGACCATGCCGCTCCGGTCATAGTCGCCCGCTAGCGTAGGCGTTGAGTTTCCGTCGTCGCCAGGCGATCCGCCGTCATTCGTGCTGGCCCGCCAGTTTGTCGGATCATTGGGGTCTCCGTAGGGATCAATGATCTCAAGCGACGGGCCATTGCCGTCCGGGGCCTCGGGCCAGGGCGCGGCGTCGTCGTACGTGAACGAGAGGATCTGGACGCCGTTAGCGGCGAACAAGGATAGAGTCTCGCCGCCATTGCTGAGGTTGGCGTCCGCGTATCCGCCGGGGGCGAGGTCGATCTCGGTCCCGTAGATCGATTGGAACACGGCAGGGTTGCGCGCGACGATGATGTACTCGTTCGGCTCCAGCGACAGACCGTCGGCCAGCACGTACGGCGTGTTCGAGAAGTCGGTAATCTGGACGCCCGACAGGTCCACCGTCTGTGGGCCCATATTGAGAATCTCGATGAACTCCTGGTCGGACTCGTCAAGGAGGCTTGGGTTGTTCGGGTGGTAATGCAGTTCGGTGATGGCGAGGGTGGGCACGCTGACAGGAGGGCCGGCGATAAATTCGATCGGGTCGGACCAGTGGCTCCACCGGTCGCGGGAGTCCATCATCCTCACGCGCGCCCGGTACGTGCGTCCTTCTTCAAACTGCCCCGCGCCAACCGTGATTGAATCTTGAAACGAGTCGAGTTCCCCACTCTCCCAGACGGCGTCAATTTCGTACTTCCACGGCGAGCTGGGATCGAACCCCGGCGTGTTAGGGTTCGAAACCTCCGCGATCCGCCATTCCATCGCGCCGAACGCTGTCGGAGACCCTGGGAAGTCGGTCGTGGTGAACTCCCACCCGCCCAAGGCGAACCCCGCCTGACCGGTGTAGGTTAGGGTCGGTGTCTCGGGGATGGTTGATTCGTCGGTCAGGATGTTCTGGTCGATCCACGCGCCGCGTGTGATTGAGTAGTCAACGAGCACCTGCTTCATGCCGGCGTAGCTTCCGGCCGGCGGAACGCTCCCCCCGCCAGCGTAGAAGCGGCCGTGCCCGGCCTGTCCAGGGTTCACGTAGCTCGAAACAAGGATGGGGTTGTAGTCCCACATCGCTCGATCCGCGTCGACGAGCGAAGCCTGCCCGTCGGTAAAGACGAAGGACGACGATT
This genomic interval from Posidoniimonas corsicana contains the following:
- a CDS encoding amidase, with translation MDASELARQIRSRSISAVEATRDAIDRIEQANPAINAVVSPAYEKALDHALELERRAQGGEWQGPLHGVPLLVKDLFDFQAGVRNTFGCRAMTGFVPTETCAHVQRLVDAGAVIVGKTNTPEFGHKGVTDNLLYGPTSTPFDLLRNAGGSSGGSAAAVSAGMVTLAQGSDAGGSIRIPAAWCGVVGFKATYGRVPNTGGPNAFGCAAPFLHAGPLAATVRDAALMAQVMSGPHPEDPFSLPDDGMNLPAAVDSDPGALRIAYSPDLGVFAVDPEVRQVVEECVRAVADSGLQVDAPEIRLPLDQDELAELWVRQVGIAYLEMFDAMAAAGADVIKAHPDDIPDQIQRMVDAARLASALDARRDEQRRTQVWQSVQGIFADCDILLTPTVGSLPVENAANGNTLGPAAVDGKPVERSIGWCLTHPFNFTGHPAASVPAGLTTGGLPVGIQVVGKRFADEQVVSICRRIEQSHPWSGDLVRMRSHLLKGPAQAASATGAGS
- a CDS encoding VCBS repeat-containing protein, whose amino-acid sequence is MSSPSTNTRSPVLVALVGLLLVGSIVAAVLVTRSRDAGLREAAPAAEQGSGAPAVATPEIPFTDVAKASGVDFVHHGGATGEKMLPESGGSGCGWIDYDNDGDTDLLLISGRSWPWDAADEDATSGGALRLYQNDGGKFADVTQAANLAADYYGQGVAIGDFDADGDDDLYITAVGPDHLYRNDGGVFTEVGGAASGLGGSDAWTTSAGFFDYDNDGDLDLFVCNYVAWDRARDKAAVLRVPGTGSSYAHPSNFDGTNNFLFRNDAGRFTDVSAEAGVHVFNAEGAPLGKALAVTFVDYNADGWIDVFVANDTVRHFLFQNNQGVFEEVGEARGFALNAAGATTSGMGIDAAWLYNDDRLAVAVSNFAGEMTELFTTPAERSDHFFVDETVNAGVGGPTLDSLTFGLQFDDFDLDGRVDMVHANGHLEETIQSVQPEQSYRQSAQLLWNTGATEGPVLTPVPVEKLKDLAKPIVGRATASADFDNDGDVDLVITQAGGPPLLLRNDQQLGGNWLHIRLRGPEGNPHGIGARIELLSGGDAQQRTLMPTRSYLAQSAPMAVFGLGEHDEVDSLRITWADGREQFVQVSGVNQVVTVARESATFEELANTAVAQLENSEFEAAIDTLERAVQLNPESGPTLRNLARAYLLGGQPAAAERQLTGLPKSEARPPAGISYLRGLAANRLSEPERAVEQFREAVRLDPREPTLHFQFALALAALGDTDAAQAELLKTAELDPLHGGAQYQLAAFARKSGDRDAFRRYMRDYQRIRKLKDATDTLALEVCRYTMPEVMLIEVGAPDTAVPVEFQWEAISADGVPALLATAVLSMNDDGRYQLVGITTASVPVVFEWDAENGYQERARGAALFEQALPSAVVAVGNAIADSPVRSGMGAEVGDFSEIAVVTPMGTRLIRHTPDVGFEDLTQAARLGQATGAIAKWADLDHDGDIDLCIGGPGGVAAWRNNGDGSFVDATSEFGLADTGPWVDFAAVDLDGVNLGVDLVQTGGVRPRVLRNAFGGAFKSDPEAAWPPAERVLLDDLNNDGVPEIVCFAANVLTVVDAAGEILEEIATKLTDIEAATVIDADNDGRLDIAAAGAIQGAPAIVVWRNTEKGFAGQASHATLPAPCRPSGLIAMDITADGKSDIVAVGRDDGVSILANATITKNQQLKLAIRSYAGHPSSIGVRVQVRRERFVASRWLQEELPIELGVNSLSEVDAIQTLWPNGVARNEIGKQFTGDPIRITIIEFVRTSSCPFLYAMVDGAWTFVTDLLGTAPLNVSVARGVPMPPDPDELYVLGPAARFTDQNGRVRLRVTSELREAVYLDSACLLAVDHPVGCEVVSRDRATTVPISGERFALARGLMPVRSALDSTGADCTAQLSEVDGVYTSPGELLPYPAVGYTRPHSIEFEFGELPAGQELLLVLTGWFRFGDSSTNIAASQRTDLAQVWPVLEAAGDDGKFYVVDDAIGFPAGNTKSIVCDLSGKLSPNAVRFRLTSSFEVRWDQIAMAESAPSDAARVSRLPATSADLQWHGFAALPQRSLDQPQVPDLSRIRDRPQWLTCLEGWCTRYGEVAPLLATADERIAILNSGDGVILEFNASRLPEVEPGTQRTLLLYHHGWIKEENPNSLPDRNVAPFPGSEDAAEDPEDDWQLLYNTRWVSRSRFAEGPLEEGE